The proteins below are encoded in one region of Belonocnema kinseyi isolate 2016_QV_RU_SX_M_011 chromosome 5, B_treatae_v1, whole genome shotgun sequence:
- the LOC117173894 gene encoding uncharacterized protein LOC117173894 encodes MLEMKITIYSRFSEYGTLIRSVAYLLRWKMKGKNAIETPTANGSRRGIRYLSPDEIANAEILILLLIQRESFSPEIKLLKSNKKQNSKNSTSSFRSQTKFDELNPFLDDNGLIRVGGRLKKFDLLFNQKYPILLPSNHHVSDLIIRDAHDRNLHGGIQSTLYTVRERFWILNGRNQIRHVIHRCVPCIRQKPKFPHAKMADLPKSRVTPGFAFSEVGVDFFGPILIKEKKEKNRSFLKVYGSVFVCMATKAVHIEVASGLSVEDFLACFRRFISIRGKPQKVYSNNGTNFVGANSELRKIYDLHETKEFQESIQNYAVSERIKWDFNPPLSPHFGGLWEAAVKSFKHHLNRVIQGQKLTYEQLDTLLKEIAAVLNSRPLYAVSSDPNDPLANTPMHILTGRPFNFLLEQNFSLIPDNRLTTYQLISKARQDFWDKWHKEYLRELQVRQK; translated from the exons ATGCTTGAGATGAAAAT TACTATCTACTCTCGATTTTCAGAGTATGGTACTCTCATCCGGTCAGTTGCTTACCTACTTCGTTGGAAGATGAAGGGGAAGAACGCTATTGAGACTCCGACGGCGAATGGGTCGAGAAGAGGTATCCGGTATTTATCTCCGGACGAGATAGCTAACGCCGAGATTCTCATTCTTCTACTGATTCAACGGGAGAGTTTTAGCCCCGAAATCAAACTTCTGAAATCGAATAAAAAGcagaattcgaaaaattctacAAGTTCGTTCAGAAGTCAAACTAAGTTCGATGAACTCAATCCATTCCTTGATGACAACGGTCTGATTAGAGTAGGCGgtcgtttgaaaaaattcgaccttctcttcaatcaaaaatatccgATTTTACTGCCTAGTAACCATCACGTGTCGGATCTCATCATTCGTGACGCCCACGATCGAAATCTTCACGGTGGAATCCAATCTACTCTCTATACCGTACGTGAGAGATTTTGGATACTCAACGGAAGAAACCAGATTCGACATGTGATACACCGGTGTGTGCCGTGTATTCGTCAAAAACCGAAATTTCCACATGCCAAAATGGCAGACTTGCCGAAGTCTCGTGTAACACCTGGATTTGCGTTCAGCGAGGTAGGCGTCGACTTCTTCGGTCCAATCCTGATCaaggaaaagaaagagaaaaatcgAAGCTTTCTGAAGGTATATGGAAGCGTCTTCGTTTGCATGGCCACTAAGGCTGTGCATATCGAAGTTGCTTCTGGTCTTTCTGTCGAGGACTTTCTCGCATGTTTTCGCCGATTTATCAGTATACGCGGTAAACCGCAAAAGGTGTATTCTAATAACGGTACGAACTTCGTCGGAGCGAACAGCGAACTCCGAAAGATTTACGACTTGCATGAAACGAAGGAATTTCAGGAATCCATTCAAAATTATGCCGTGTCCGAACGTATCAAGTGGGATTTTAATCCCCCTCTTTCTCCACATTTCGGTGGTCTATGGGAGGCCGCGGTTAAAAGCTTCAAGCATCATTTGAATCGTGTAATTCAAGGTCAGAAGCTCACGTACGAGCAATTAGATACATTGCTAAAAGAAATCGCGGCTGTCTTGAATTCGCGGCCATTATATGCGGTTTCCTCCGATCCTAACGATCCGCTCGCAAACACGCCTATGCACATCTTAACGGGGCGCCCATTCAATTTCTTACTCGAGCAAAACTTTTCTTTGATTCCAGATAACCGCTTGACCACGTACCAACTTATCTCCAAAGCAAGGCAGGACTTCTGGGATAAGTGGCACAAGGAATACTTGCGCGAACTGCAAGTGCGTCAAAAATGA